From a single Nitrogeniibacter mangrovi genomic region:
- a CDS encoding metallophosphoesterase → MRRPRHPIAAMLAATLVSAGTVPAQAMEVTYAPYIQPGDASPRAHRDVKVIAWQTDETTPHPEAYRIEYGPTPLARQSARVNGRVVDDYLSADPSLPVPATASGAHVNYYATLTGLKYDTTYAYHVYGPGLPADGFHASFHTRKLGDRVAFQVVGDEGFFPTVPGSDPKRVINWEARIVHEMFEADTLDVPGAPDLPKPDFALNTGDNVYNLGTEGDYRDFWMPVWNNDVSSNETGAPYIRHIPYYIVAGNHDLGGTGSSANLLGTADAGRYSGNSGGGDALAYFNNYYFPLNGPTGVDLQQIFNGDTHTPDGFYFAYQGTTYDSPAAIEALRASTEVNTGRGTKRQIDHMGNYSFDQGNVHFVFLDGNPHLFNALLSYEANYLSPPTAFPTYPGVLRDWLIKDLDSSDQPWKIVVFHHPSFSSSNSTVRNFQMRRVAKLLEDHGVNLVFNGHAHNYQRTHPLRALARVADAPDTAGEPAVAIDTAFDGARNTVPDGVLYLVEGAGGRDSHDSGGESPRGNANVVDEDDSATGTKTFGAGLTFPNGPAAWLDTHLTNPQMAPFIANAGQGPKITAVFKGRVFSFGHVVVDDNRLSLYQISEPLQERSSATADNPYPFGTDINGEPVNDPIPDTLLDPATGEIVTAPATGRPALLDAFTVTKPRLHGRLIARLSAPREVDGGDTLRYRLHLRNRSGYALNGTQVILPLPDGARPAGSMAGLVQLDDRLVLTVGRLAAGETRDVQFTLHTADRQAHERHRAHGRAHGHDRLLKTRATVRSATAMPVQSNPVVTRVDD, encoded by the coding sequence GTGCGACGACCCCGCCATCCCATCGCAGCGATGCTCGCGGCCACCTTGGTGTCCGCCGGCACCGTGCCGGCCCAGGCCATGGAAGTGACCTACGCCCCGTACATCCAGCCCGGCGACGCCAGCCCCCGGGCCCACCGCGATGTGAAGGTGATCGCCTGGCAGACCGACGAGACCACCCCCCATCCCGAGGCCTACCGGATCGAGTACGGCCCCACACCGCTGGCGCGTCAGTCGGCCCGCGTCAACGGTCGCGTCGTCGATGACTATCTGAGCGCCGACCCGAGCCTGCCCGTGCCCGCCACCGCTTCGGGCGCGCATGTGAACTACTACGCCACCCTGACCGGCCTCAAGTACGACACGACCTACGCCTACCATGTGTATGGGCCGGGTCTGCCGGCCGACGGCTTCCATGCCTCCTTCCACACACGCAAGCTGGGCGACCGGGTCGCTTTCCAGGTGGTCGGCGACGAAGGCTTCTTCCCCACGGTGCCGGGCTCCGACCCCAAGCGCGTGATCAACTGGGAGGCGCGCATCGTCCATGAGATGTTCGAAGCGGACACGCTCGACGTGCCCGGCGCGCCGGACCTGCCCAAGCCCGACTTTGCCCTGAACACCGGCGACAACGTCTACAACCTCGGCACCGAAGGCGACTACCGCGACTTCTGGATGCCGGTGTGGAACAACGACGTGAGCTCCAACGAGACCGGCGCCCCGTACATCCGCCACATCCCGTACTACATCGTCGCCGGCAACCATGATCTGGGCGGCACCGGCAGCAGCGCCAACCTGCTCGGCACCGCCGATGCCGGCCGCTACAGCGGCAATTCCGGCGGCGGCGACGCGCTGGCCTACTTCAACAACTACTACTTCCCGCTCAACGGTCCGACGGGAGTCGACCTGCAGCAGATTTTCAATGGCGACACCCACACGCCGGACGGCTTCTACTTCGCCTACCAGGGCACCACCTACGATTCCCCGGCCGCGATCGAGGCCCTGCGCGCCAGCACCGAGGTCAACACCGGCCGCGGCACCAAGCGGCAGATCGACCACATGGGCAACTATTCCTTCGATCAGGGCAACGTCCACTTCGTGTTCCTCGACGGCAACCCGCACCTGTTCAACGCCCTGCTCAGCTACGAGGCCAACTACCTGAGCCCGCCGACCGCGTTTCCCACCTACCCCGGCGTCCTGCGTGACTGGCTGATCAAGGATCTGGACAGCAGCGACCAGCCGTGGAAGATCGTGGTGTTCCACCATCCCTCGTTCTCGTCGAGCAACAGCACGGTGCGCAACTTCCAGATGCGTCGCGTCGCCAAGCTGCTCGAGGATCACGGGGTCAACCTGGTGTTCAACGGCCACGCCCACAACTACCAGCGCACCCATCCCCTGCGCGCCCTGGCCCGGGTGGCCGATGCGCCCGACACCGCCGGCGAGCCCGCGGTGGCCATCGACACCGCCTTCGACGGCGCGCGCAACACGGTCCCCGACGGCGTGCTGTATCTGGTCGAAGGCGCCGGCGGCCGTGACAGTCACGACAGCGGCGGCGAAAGCCCGCGCGGCAACGCCAACGTGGTGGACGAGGACGACTCGGCCACCGGCACCAAGACCTTCGGCGCCGGCCTGACCTTCCCCAACGGCCCCGCCGCCTGGCTCGACACGCACCTGACCAACCCGCAGATGGCGCCGTTCATCGCCAATGCCGGCCAGGGCCCGAAGATCACCGCCGTGTTCAAGGGCCGGGTGTTCTCCTTCGGTCATGTGGTCGTCGACGACAACCGGCTGTCGCTGTACCAGATCTCCGAACCGCTGCAGGAGCGCTCGTCGGCCACCGCCGACAATCCGTATCCCTTCGGGACGGACATCAACGGCGAGCCGGTGAACGACCCCATCCCCGACACGCTGCTCGACCCGGCCACCGGTGAGATCGTCACCGCGCCAGCGACCGGCCGCCCCGCCCTGCTCGACGCCTTCACGGTCACCAAGCCGCGCCTCCACGGCCGCCTGATCGCGCGCCTGTCGGCACCGCGCGAGGTCGATGGCGGCGACACCCTCCGCTATCGCCTCCATCTGCGCAACCGCTCGGGCTACGCGCTCAACGGCACCCAGGTGATCCTGCCGCTGCCGGACGGCGCTCGCCCGGCGGGCTCGATGGCGGGCCTCGTCCAGCTCGACGACCGGCTCGTCCTGACCGTGGGGCGCCTCGCCGCCGGCGAAACGCGCGACGTTCAATTCACGCTGCACACGGCCGATCGGCAGGCGCATGAACGGCACAGGGCACATGGCCGCGCTCATGGCCATGACCGGCTCCTGAAGACCCGGGCCACGGTCCGTTCGGCGACCGCCATGCCGGTGCAATCGAATCCGGTGGTGACCCGCGTCGACGACTGA
- the nusB gene encoding transcription antitermination factor NusB yields MSSKSARRRAREFALQGVYQWLISGNSVPQIEDQVQQAAGFDKADAALFTTLLRGALEAPAALEAEFAPFIDRTVAELSPIERAVLTVATYELKHHVEVPYKVVINEAIELTKSYGGTDGHRFVNGVLDKVAAQLRSVEVEARKAQTGDK; encoded by the coding sequence ATGAGCAGCAAGTCCGCCCGCCGTCGCGCCCGCGAGTTCGCCCTGCAGGGCGTCTATCAGTGGCTGATCTCCGGCAACAGCGTGCCGCAGATCGAGGATCAGGTGCAGCAGGCCGCCGGCTTCGACAAGGCCGACGCGGCGCTGTTCACCACCCTGCTGCGCGGCGCACTCGAGGCCCCCGCGGCGCTGGAGGCCGAGTTCGCCCCCTTCATCGACCGCACCGTCGCCGAACTGTCGCCCATCGAGCGCGCGGTGCTCACCGTGGCCACCTACGAACTCAAGCATCATGTCGAGGTGCCCTACAAGGTGGTCATCAACGAGGCCATCGAGCTGACCAAGAGCTACGGCGGCACCGACGGCCATCGCTTCGTCAACGGCGTCCTCGACAAGGTGGCGGCCCAGCTGCGCAGCGTCGAGGTCGAGGCGCGCAAGGCACAGACCGGCGACAAGTAG
- the ribBA gene encoding bifunctional 3,4-dihydroxy-2-butanone-4-phosphate synthase/GTP cyclohydrolase II — MSALAPITDIIEDIRAGRMVVLVDEEDRENEGDLVLAAEHVSPEAINFMAKYGRGLICLTLTEQRCEQLGLNQMARSNKSSHGTAFTVSIEAAEGVTTGISAADRARTVQAAVARAAKPADIVQPGHIFPIMARPGGVLIRAGHTEAGCDLAGMAGLEPASVICEIMNDDGTMARLPDLIEFAKAHGLKIGAIRDLIEYRAATESLVERVAEKTVETAHGPFRLCAFEDKTSGDVHLAMVRGEITPDAETLVRVHEPITVVDFLDTASARHSFPVDATLKAIAEAGRGVLIMLYRPQSGRDLLAQLTDDPDLPRPALKWDPRLFGVGAQILRELKVGKMKLLAKARKIPSMAGFGLEVTGYVDDVPDPSHS; from the coding sequence GTGAGCGCACTGGCGCCCATCACCGACATCATCGAAGACATCCGCGCCGGCCGCATGGTCGTGCTGGTGGACGAGGAAGACCGCGAGAACGAAGGCGACCTGGTCCTCGCCGCCGAGCATGTGAGCCCCGAGGCCATCAACTTCATGGCCAAGTACGGCCGCGGCCTGATCTGCCTGACCCTGACCGAGCAGCGCTGCGAACAGCTGGGCCTGAACCAGATGGCGCGCAGCAACAAGAGCTCGCACGGCACCGCGTTCACGGTCTCCATCGAGGCCGCCGAAGGCGTGACCACCGGCATCTCGGCGGCCGACCGGGCGCGCACCGTCCAGGCCGCGGTGGCGCGCGCCGCCAAGCCGGCCGACATCGTCCAGCCGGGCCATATCTTCCCGATCATGGCGCGCCCGGGTGGCGTGCTGATCCGCGCCGGCCACACCGAGGCGGGCTGCGATCTGGCCGGCATGGCCGGGCTGGAACCGGCCTCCGTGATCTGCGAGATCATGAACGACGACGGCACCATGGCGCGCCTGCCGGACCTGATCGAATTCGCCAAGGCGCACGGGCTCAAGATCGGCGCCATCCGCGACCTGATCGAATATCGCGCCGCCACCGAGAGCCTCGTCGAGCGCGTGGCCGAGAAGACGGTCGAGACCGCCCACGGCCCCTTCCGCCTGTGCGCCTTCGAGGACAAGACCTCGGGCGACGTGCATCTGGCCATGGTCCGCGGCGAGATCACCCCCGATGCGGAAACCCTGGTGCGGGTGCATGAGCCGATCACCGTGGTCGACTTTCTCGACACCGCCAGCGCCCGCCACAGCTTTCCCGTCGACGCCACGCTCAAGGCGATCGCCGAGGCCGGGCGCGGCGTGCTGATCATGCTCTACCGGCCGCAGAGCGGGCGCGACCTGCTCGCCCAGCTCACCGACGACCCCGACCTGCCGCGCCCGGCACTCAAGTGGGATCCGCGCCTGTTCGGCGTCGGCGCCCAGATCCTGCGCGAACTCAAGGTCGGCAAGATGAAGCTGCTCGCCAAGGCGCGCAAGATCCCGAGCATGGCCGGCTTCGGCCTCGAAGTGACGGGCTACGTCGACGACGTCCCCGACCCATCCCATTCCTGA
- the ngg gene encoding N-acetylglutaminylglutamine synthetase has product MTRKYVSRALRPGNQPVHLDESQPDMREMPHQVAIECGWGRILPAQTYETPTAIAEALLQERPGQRDIAFYVLRPHLVVAHAPQQLFLDPSESYRRYLGDYHPKRANRRGFTVRRLRTRSDVAAINALYRSRRMVPVDTRRVWRDRAARQTTWAIAEDQGSGEIIGVALGVDHVEAFRDPQHGSSLWSLAVAPQAAHPGVGEALVRYLLEHFQARGRAWLDVSVLHDNEQAIALYDKLGFQRVQVFAVKRRNAINEALFTQPVDDEGDLNPYARLITTEARKRGIHVKVLDAAAGYFQLEMGGRSIVCRESLTELTSAIAMSRCQDKRVTLRLLAEHGLKVPRQRLADGSEADAAFLADCGAVVVKPVEGEQGKGISVNLTDAAQMAAAVERARAYCDRVLIEQYCPGQDLRIVVIDFRVVAAAVRRPPEVVGDGHSTIEALIKKQSRRRQAATGGESRIPIDDETRRCIGAQGHVLDDVLDHDVRLTVRNTANLHTGGTIHDVTDELHPELRAAAEEAARVLDIPVTGLDFIVPDPAHDAYVIIEANERPGLANHEPQPTAERFVDLLFPRTRNNEKPGAP; this is encoded by the coding sequence ATGACCCGAAAGTACGTATCGCGGGCCCTGCGGCCCGGCAACCAGCCGGTGCACCTGGACGAGTCCCAGCCGGACATGCGCGAAATGCCGCATCAGGTCGCGATCGAGTGCGGCTGGGGGCGCATCCTGCCGGCGCAGACCTACGAGACCCCGACGGCCATTGCCGAAGCCCTGCTGCAGGAGCGCCCCGGCCAGCGCGACATCGCCTTCTACGTGCTGCGCCCGCATCTGGTGGTGGCGCATGCGCCCCAGCAGCTGTTTCTCGATCCGTCCGAATCCTATCGCCGCTACCTGGGCGACTACCATCCCAAACGGGCGAACCGGCGCGGTTTCACGGTGCGGCGCCTGCGCACCCGCAGCGACGTGGCCGCCATCAACGCGCTCTACCGCAGCCGGCGCATGGTGCCGGTGGACACCCGCCGCGTCTGGCGTGACCGTGCCGCGCGGCAAACCACCTGGGCGATCGCCGAGGACCAGGGCTCGGGCGAGATCATCGGTGTGGCGCTCGGCGTCGATCACGTGGAGGCGTTTCGCGATCCGCAGCACGGTAGCAGCCTGTGGTCCCTCGCCGTGGCGCCGCAGGCGGCCCATCCGGGCGTGGGCGAAGCGCTGGTGCGCTACCTGCTCGAACATTTTCAGGCCCGTGGGCGCGCCTGGCTGGACGTGTCGGTGCTGCATGACAACGAGCAGGCCATCGCCCTGTACGACAAGCTCGGCTTCCAGCGCGTGCAGGTGTTCGCGGTCAAGCGCCGCAACGCCATCAACGAGGCCCTGTTCACCCAGCCGGTGGACGATGAGGGCGACCTGAACCCCTATGCCCGCCTGATCACCACCGAGGCACGCAAGCGCGGCATCCATGTGAAGGTGCTCGATGCGGCGGCCGGCTATTTCCAGCTCGAGATGGGGGGGCGCAGCATCGTCTGCCGCGAATCGCTCACCGAGCTGACCTCCGCCATCGCCATGAGTCGCTGCCAGGACAAGCGCGTGACCCTGCGCCTGCTGGCCGAGCACGGACTCAAGGTGCCGCGCCAGCGCCTGGCGGACGGTTCCGAGGCCGATGCAGCCTTCCTCGCCGACTGCGGCGCGGTGGTTGTCAAGCCGGTCGAGGGCGAGCAGGGCAAGGGCATCAGCGTCAATCTGACCGACGCCGCGCAGATGGCGGCGGCGGTCGAGCGTGCGCGCGCCTACTGCGACCGGGTACTGATCGAGCAGTACTGTCCGGGGCAGGATCTGCGCATCGTCGTCATCGACTTCCGGGTGGTGGCGGCCGCGGTGCGTCGTCCGCCCGAAGTGGTCGGCGACGGCCACAGCACCATCGAGGCCCTGATCAAGAAACAGAGCCGGCGCCGCCAGGCGGCGACCGGGGGCGAGTCGCGCATTCCCATCGACGACGAGACGCGCCGTTGCATCGGCGCCCAGGGCCATGTCCTGGACGACGTGCTCGACCATGACGTGCGCCTCACCGTGCGCAATACCGCCAATCTGCACACCGGCGGCACCATTCACGACGTGACCGACGAACTCCATCCGGAATTGCGCGCCGCCGCCGAGGAGGCCGCCCGGGTGCTCGACATTCCGGTCACCGGGCTCGACTTCATCGTGCCCGATCCGGCCCATGACGCCTACGTGATCATCGAGGCCAACGAGCGGCCGGGGCTGGCCAACCATGAGCCCCAGCCGACCGCGGAACGATTCGTCGATCTGCTGTTCCCACGGACACGGAACAACGAAAAACCAGGAGCCCCATGA
- a CDS encoding osmoprotectant NAGGN system M42 family peptidase: MPKFELDYDYLEETLLQLLAIPSPVGLTDAVARYTANQLEHMGVPFEMTRRGAIRATLKGKQARPARAIVAHLDTLGAMVRELKPNGRLAIVPIGHWSARFSEGCRLTVFTDKKQIRGTCLPLKTSGHAFGHEVDEQPTNWDQVEVRVDVSARSIMDLEAAGFRVGDFIAFDPNTEICPSGYITSRYLDDKAAVAALLTACKAVQDHKLIPPVDVHPLFTITEEVGSGASAALHGDIAEMVSMDIAIGAPGQNTDEHAVTICMQDMSGPFDYHLTRKLIGIAEKYNIAHRRDVFRFYRSDSAAAVEAGNDIRTALIGFGADASHAYERTHRSALTALARLTTHYLLSKPVAARDERKMASIDGFTEQLTPDEMVVPSTPLPVPHDFMDELLGTPKK, translated from the coding sequence ATGCCTAAATTCGAACTGGACTACGACTATCTCGAGGAAACGCTGCTGCAGTTGCTGGCAATCCCCAGTCCGGTCGGTCTGACCGACGCGGTGGCGCGCTACACCGCCAACCAGCTCGAGCATATGGGGGTGCCGTTCGAAATGACCCGGCGCGGAGCCATCCGCGCCACGCTCAAGGGCAAGCAGGCCCGCCCGGCGCGCGCCATCGTCGCGCACCTGGATACCCTTGGCGCCATGGTGCGCGAACTCAAGCCCAACGGCCGCCTGGCCATCGTGCCCATCGGCCACTGGTCGGCGCGCTTCTCCGAGGGCTGCCGGCTCACCGTGTTCACCGACAAGAAGCAGATCCGCGGCACCTGCCTGCCGCTCAAGACCTCCGGGCACGCCTTCGGCCACGAAGTGGACGAGCAGCCCACCAACTGGGACCAGGTCGAAGTGCGGGTGGACGTGTCCGCGCGCAGCATCATGGATCTGGAGGCCGCCGGCTTCCGCGTGGGCGATTTCATCGCCTTCGATCCGAATACCGAGATCTGCCCGAGCGGCTACATCACCTCACGCTACCTCGACGACAAGGCGGCGGTCGCCGCGCTGCTCACCGCCTGCAAGGCGGTGCAGGACCACAAGCTGATCCCGCCGGTCGATGTCCACCCCCTGTTCACCATTACCGAAGAGGTCGGCTCCGGCGCCTCCGCCGCGCTGCATGGCGACATCGCCGAGATGGTGAGCATGGACATCGCCATCGGTGCGCCCGGCCAGAACACCGACGAGCATGCGGTCACCATCTGCATGCAGGACATGAGCGGTCCGTTCGACTATCACCTCACGCGCAAGCTCATCGGCATCGCCGAGAAATACAACATCGCCCACCGGCGCGACGTGTTCCGCTTCTACCGCAGCGACAGTGCGGCGGCGGTGGAGGCGGGCAACGACATCCGCACCGCGCTGATCGGCTTCGGCGCCGACGCCTCCCATGCCTACGAGCGCACCCATCGCTCGGCGCTGACCGCGCTGGCGCGGCTGACGACGCACTACCTGCTGAGCAAGCCGGTGGCCGCGCGGGACGAACGCAAGATGGCGTCGATCGACGGCTTCACCGAGCAGCTCACGCCGGACGAGATGGTGGTGCCGTCCACGCCGCTGCCGGTGCCGCACGACTTCATGGACGAGTTGCTGGGGACGCCGAAGAAGTGA
- a CDS encoding riboflavin synthase: MFSGIVAGTGRIESITPLEDGVRLTVDTGTLDLADVAVGDSIANNGVCLTVVAMDGARACFDVSRETLNCTVGLDVDGGEVNLEKALRVDDRLGGHIVTGHVDGVGEVQRFAPVGESHELIIRAPAALAGYIARKGSITVNGVSLTVNTVEGTDFSINLIPHTVEVTTLKHLVPGARVNLEIDIIARYVERMMAWRDQAQA; encoded by the coding sequence ATGTTTTCTGGCATCGTGGCCGGCACCGGCCGGATCGAATCCATCACCCCGCTCGAGGACGGCGTTCGGCTCACGGTCGACACCGGCACGCTGGATCTGGCCGACGTGGCCGTGGGAGACAGCATCGCCAACAATGGCGTATGCCTCACCGTGGTGGCCATGGACGGCGCCCGAGCCTGTTTCGACGTCTCCCGCGAGACCCTCAACTGCACCGTCGGACTCGATGTCGACGGCGGCGAGGTCAATCTGGAAAAGGCCCTGCGGGTGGATGACCGCCTCGGCGGCCACATCGTGACCGGCCATGTGGACGGCGTCGGCGAGGTGCAAAGATTCGCCCCCGTGGGCGAAAGCCACGAGCTGATCATCCGCGCGCCCGCCGCGCTGGCCGGCTACATCGCGCGCAAGGGGTCGATCACGGTCAACGGCGTGAGCCTGACGGTCAACACGGTCGAGGGCACCGATTTTTCCATCAACCTGATTCCGCACACGGTCGAGGTCACCACGCTCAAGCATCTGGTGCCGGGCGCACGCGTGAATCTGGAAATCGACATCATCGCCCGCTACGTGGAGCGCATGATGGCCTGGCGCGACCAAGCGCAGGCCTGA
- a CDS encoding helix-turn-helix domain-containing protein, whose product MSKETIEQHGPACAGRTGLGGTLELSVRREQRIADVPFPDPCLILVTRGRKTLSVGDQRLSAGPGQLLFVNGGVSASMCNAPEPGGVYAATCVAVAPELVRAHAIARGALPATPWRALAQAPMDSPLAEAVRHVAAGMLAEPPLSDRLLRHRLAEILIALDDLGCWCRIGTVAGAAERVRALLSSAPAEPWSARDVATRLHMSEATLRRLLRAEGAGFRELLNEVRMGTALAMIQGTTMPLQVIANACGYASPSRFAARFKARFGTAPSDLRR is encoded by the coding sequence ATGAGCAAGGAAACCATCGAGCAGCACGGGCCCGCCTGCGCGGGACGCACCGGCCTGGGCGGCACGCTCGAGCTGAGCGTGCGCCGGGAGCAGCGCATCGCCGACGTGCCGTTTCCCGATCCGTGCCTGATCCTGGTGACCCGGGGGCGCAAGACCCTGTCGGTGGGTGACCAGCGCCTCAGTGCCGGGCCGGGCCAGCTGCTGTTCGTCAATGGCGGGGTCAGCGCCAGCATGTGCAACGCGCCCGAACCCGGTGGGGTGTATGCCGCCACCTGCGTGGCGGTGGCCCCCGAACTGGTGCGCGCGCATGCGATCGCCCGCGGCGCGCTGCCGGCCACGCCCTGGCGCGCCCTGGCGCAGGCGCCGATGGATTCGCCCCTGGCTGAAGCCGTGCGCCATGTGGCCGCAGGGATGCTGGCCGAGCCGCCGCTCTCCGATCGTCTCCTGCGCCATCGTCTGGCGGAAATCCTGATCGCGCTCGACGATCTGGGGTGCTGGTGCCGGATCGGCACGGTGGCCGGTGCGGCCGAGCGGGTGCGTGCGCTGCTCTCGTCGGCGCCCGCCGAGCCCTGGTCGGCCCGCGACGTGGCCACGCGGCTGCACATGAGCGAGGCGACCCTGAGGCGCCTGCTGCGCGCCGAGGGGGCGGGGTTCCGCGAGCTGCTCAACGAGGTGCGCATGGGCACCGCCCTGGCGATGATCCAGGGGACCACGATGCCGCTGCAGGTGATCGCCAATGCCTGCGGCTATGCCTCGCCGTCGCGTTTCGCGGCCCGTTTCAAGGCGCGCTTCGGCACCGCACCGTCCGATCTGCGGCGCTGA
- the ribH gene encoding 6,7-dimethyl-8-ribityllumazine synthase — MPRFENIPEIAPNLDGTGLKIGICMSRFNQDVCEGLLSACVDELLRLGVAEQDMLVTTVPGALEIPLVLQNMAETGRFDALVALGAVIRGETYHFEIVSNEMASGINQVGLDTGMPIANGVLTTEDDDQALARMQEKGADCARTAVEMVHLLRAVNA; from the coding sequence ATGCCCCGTTTCGAGAACATCCCCGAAATCGCCCCCAACCTCGACGGCACCGGCCTGAAGATCGGCATCTGCATGAGCCGCTTCAACCAGGACGTGTGCGAGGGCCTGCTGTCGGCCTGCGTGGACGAGCTGCTGCGCCTGGGCGTGGCCGAGCAGGACATGCTGGTCACCACCGTGCCGGGCGCGCTAGAGATCCCGCTGGTGCTGCAGAACATGGCCGAGACCGGCAGGTTCGACGCCCTGGTGGCCCTCGGCGCGGTGATCCGCGGCGAGACCTACCACTTCGAGATCGTCTCCAACGAGATGGCCTCGGGCATCAACCAGGTCGGTCTGGACACCGGCATGCCGATCGCCAACGGCGTGCTCACCACCGAGGACGACGACCAGGCCCTGGCGCGCATGCAGGAAAAGGGCGCCGACTGCGCCCGGACCGCGGTCGAGATGGTGCACCTGCTGCGCGCGGTGAACGCATGA
- a CDS encoding YbhB/YbcL family Raf kinase inhibitor-like protein, protein MRFPTRHHALALAAVLIHLPAWAGDFTLSSTDVSPGQPIDARFVFKGFGCEGGNLSPALSWTDPPAGTKSFALTVYDPDAPTGSGWWHWVVVNLPAQTTGLPTGAGGVAGVPEGARQVRTDFGTPGYGGPCPPVGDAPHRYVFTLYALKVPALALPEPATAAMAGFMIHANALGRASFTATYGR, encoded by the coding sequence ATGCGATTCCCCACCCGACACCACGCCCTGGCCCTTGCGGCCGTGCTGATCCACCTGCCGGCGTGGGCCGGCGACTTCACCCTGTCGAGCACCGACGTGTCGCCCGGACAACCGATCGACGCGCGCTTCGTGTTCAAGGGCTTCGGCTGCGAGGGCGGCAACCTGTCGCCCGCGCTGTCATGGACCGATCCGCCCGCGGGCACGAAGAGCTTCGCGCTCACCGTCTATGATCCGGACGCGCCGACGGGCAGCGGCTGGTGGCACTGGGTGGTGGTCAACCTGCCGGCGCAGACGACCGGCCTACCGACCGGGGCGGGTGGGGTCGCCGGCGTGCCGGAAGGCGCGCGCCAGGTGAGGACCGACTTCGGCACGCCCGGCTACGGCGGCCCATGCCCGCCGGTGGGGGACGCGCCGCATCGCTACGTCTTCACCCTCTATGCCCTGAAGGTGCCGGCCCTGGCGCTGCCCGAGCCGGCCACGGCAGCCATGGCCGGCTTCATGATCCATGCGAACGCACTGGGCCGTGCGTCATTCACGGCCACCTACGGGCGTTAG